The DNA sequence TTCGCGATAAGCGTAGTCCCGTGGAGCTCTATCGACTGGCGCTCGTCGAGTTTCCCGCAGAAGAGCCTGCACAACTGGTGGCATGGATCGAACGCTTTTTCAGGCTCTGGTCGCGGAACCAGTGGAAACGCGAACGGTACGCCCCCTCGTTTCACCTCGACGATGAGAATCTGGATCCGAAAACCTGGTGCCGTTTTCCCATTCTCTCGGGAGGCTTTACAGAAGAACTGGCGGAACTCCGCCGTGTGGCAGACGCCCAATGATCGTTGACATGAATTAATAAACCAGCCTTGGATGCTGACTGGCTGAATTAGATAGAGACATAAAAAGATCTGTGAGACAATGAAGGGTTTGAGATGAAATACAGCTATGAATATCCGCGGGCCGCTTTAACAGTAGACTGCGTCGTGTTTGGCCTGTATGAAGATGATCTACAGATTCTGCTCATTCAGCGGGACCTGCCCCCGTTTGAAGGGGACTGGGCACTCCCGGGTGGGTTTGTTCGGCTGGAAGAAACACTGGACGAGGCTGCCCTGCGGGAGTTGAGTGAAGAGACCGGTTTGAAAAATGTCTATCTCGAACAGCTGTATTCCTTCGGAACCGTGAACCGGGATCCTCGGGAGCGTGTCGTGACAGTAGCTTACTATGCCCTGGTGAATCTGTCAGATCACCGGGTGCAGGCGGCCACCGATGCCCGAAATGCCGCCTGGTTCGCGGTGGATGATATCCCCTCGCTGGCCTTTGACCACGACCAGATTCTGGAGATGGCTCACGAACGCCTGCGGGGCAAAGTCCGTTATCAGCCCATCGGCTTTGAACTGCTGCCTCCCAAATTTACCTTAAGGCAGATCCAGCATCTGTATGAAGTCATTCTGGATCGTCCGCTGGATAAGCGTAATTTTCGTAAAAAGATTCTCAGTATGGGAATCCTCATTGAACTGGACGAAGTCGAGACGGATGTCGCGCATCGAGCCGCGCGCCTGTACCAGTTCGACCGTCGCAAATACAAACGCCTGACTAAACAGGGTTTTCACTTCGAGATCTGAACCATGGACAATTACTCTCGTATTCTAGGGTGTTTACTGGGAACCGCGGTCGGAGACGCCGTCGGACTGAAACGGGAAGGTTTATCCCGCAAACGTTCCCGACGCCTGTATGGGGGACCTCCACTTTCTCCCGATCTGTTTTTGAACAGGGGGTATTGCAGCGACGATACCGAACACACCCTGATGGTCGGACGAGCCCTGGTGCTCTCCCGGGGTGTTCCCGAAGATTTCGAACGACGACTGGGGCGGGACCTCAAGCATTGGCTGTTAACCATGCCGGCCGGGATCGGCCGGGCTACGCTTCGCTCCTGTCTGAAACTGTTAATAGGCGTTGCTCCTCAAAACAGCGGTGTCTTCAGTGCGGGGAATGGGCCGGCCATGCGTTCTGCACTGTTGGGGCTCTGTGCGACTTCCGGGGCACACCTGCAGGAACTGGTGCTGCGAAGCTCAAGAATCACTCACAAAGATCCCCGCGCCGAAGAGGGCGCACTTCTGGTTGCCCGTACGGCGCGATTGTCACTTACAGAACCGGGACAAAGCCCGCGGGATTTTCTTGGTAACAGCGTCTCACAGATTCAGGATGCAGAACTCAAGTCGGCGATTGAGAACGCAGTCGAACATCTCGCACGTCAGAGTACTCCCGAAGAGTACGCACACGACCAGGGCTGGAGCAACGGAATCTCCGGTTACATTAACCAGACTGTTCCCGCGGCGCTCTACTGCTGGGCTTATACTGCGGATGATTTTCGGCAGTCAGTTGAAAATGCCGTCATGCTGGGGGGCGATGCCGACAGTGTGGCTGCGATCGTCGGAGCCATCAGTGGAGCGAATCTGGGAGTCGAAGTGATTCCCGGCGAATGGAAAAAACAACTGGCAGAATGGCCGCGTACCATCGCATGGATGGAATCGCTGGCGGAGTGTCTGTCGCAAATGGATGAGACTGCGGATCCGCAGGCACCTCCTCCGATGCACTGGCTGGCTACGATTCCGCGGAATCTACTGTTTGCTGCCGTGGTGATCAGCCTGGGAGGCAGACGCCTGCTTCCGCCATATTGAACCGAGGAGACGCATGATGCATGCTTTAATCTTAGTCGATCTGCAATATGACTTTATGCCGGGCGGTACCCTGGCGGTCCCCGGCGGCGATGACGTCGTGGAAGTAGCCAACCAGTGGATACCGAAATTCGAACTGGTCGTTGCGACCCAGGACTGGCATCCGCCAGGTCATCTGAGTTTCGCGAGCCAGCATCCCCATCGGGAAATTGGTGAGCAGATCGATCTCAATGGGCTGGAGCAGATTCTCTGGCCCGAACACTGTATTCAGGGTTCCCCGGGAGCCGAACTGCACGCCGATTTGGATCAGGAGCAGATTGATGCGGTAATCCCGAAAGGCACCGATACCAGCATCGACAGCTACAGCGGGTTCTTCGATAACGGACATCGACAGGCGACCGGCCTGGGCGACTATTTAAACGAACGCAATGTGAGTGAAGTCACCATCATGGGGCTTGCCACCGATTACTGCGTGAAATTCACGGTCCTGGATGCAGTCAGACACGGATTGAAAACCAATCTGGTGCAGGCTGGCTGTCGGGGCGTCGATCTGAACGAGGGTGATATTCAGCGGGCCCTGCAGGAAATGCAGGCGGCAGGTGTCGCCCTGATCTGAAATAGAACAAACAAAAAACAATCAACTATGAAAAGAAAAAGTAAGAAAAGGAAAATGAAATGAACGAAAAGGATATCAAAAGGAAAAGTAAATTTCTGAGCCTGATTCTCAGGCATCAGCCGGAGACCGTCGGGATCCAACTGGATGAATCGGGTTGGGTCGATGTAGAGACGTTACTCTCTGCGATCGACGAACATGGTAAAAGGATGTCGCGGGAAACACTGGAGCATGTCGTACATTCGAATGACAAACAGCGGTTCTCCTTCAGCGATGACGGCACCCGCATCCGGGCTAACCAGGGGCACTCCGTCAAAATTGAACTGGGCTACGAGGCTGCGACTCCCCCTGAGTTCCTGATTCACGGCACGCCGCAACAGTTTGTCGCAGTGATCGCCCGCGAGGGACTCAAGAAGATGAAACGCCATCACGTGCATCTGCATGGAGATGAAAATACCGCTCTGGCGGTCGGGCAGCGGCGGGGTAAACCCGTGTTACTGAAGATCCGCTCGGGAGAGATGTCTCAGGCCGGGTTTGAATTCTTTGTGACCCCGAATCAGGTCTGGTTAACCGATCGGGTTCCACCCGAGTACATCGACTTCCCCTGAGCCCCGCTACGCTTTCCCTTCGGTTTCTCCCGCCTCCCGCAGCGTCCGGCGAATCTCCATCAGAATCTGCCCCAGTCGATTCTTACCGCTGCCATCCCCGGCATCTCCCCAGTAAGCATCGTTCGTTGTATGCTCGACCAGACGACTCTCTCCCGTAGAGAGCAGCAGTTCCCGCAGTTCTGCATGTTGCGTAAACTTCGCCAGCACGGCCTGCCGCATGATGCCATCTTTGACCGATTCCCAG is a window from the Gimesia benthica genome containing:
- a CDS encoding NUDIX hydrolase; its protein translation is MKYSYEYPRAALTVDCVVFGLYEDDLQILLIQRDLPPFEGDWALPGGFVRLEETLDEAALRELSEETGLKNVYLEQLYSFGTVNRDPRERVVTVAYYALVNLSDHRVQAATDARNAAWFAVDDIPSLAFDHDQILEMAHERLRGKVRYQPIGFELLPPKFTLRQIQHLYEVILDRPLDKRNFRKKILSMGILIELDEVETDVAHRAARLYQFDRRKYKRLTKQGFHFEI
- a CDS encoding ADP-ribosylglycohydrolase family protein, with product MDNYSRILGCLLGTAVGDAVGLKREGLSRKRSRRLYGGPPLSPDLFLNRGYCSDDTEHTLMVGRALVLSRGVPEDFERRLGRDLKHWLLTMPAGIGRATLRSCLKLLIGVAPQNSGVFSAGNGPAMRSALLGLCATSGAHLQELVLRSSRITHKDPRAEEGALLVARTARLSLTEPGQSPRDFLGNSVSQIQDAELKSAIENAVEHLARQSTPEEYAHDQGWSNGISGYINQTVPAALYCWAYTADDFRQSVENAVMLGGDADSVAAIVGAISGANLGVEVIPGEWKKQLAEWPRTIAWMESLAECLSQMDETADPQAPPPMHWLATIPRNLLFAAVVISLGGRRLLPPY
- the pncA gene encoding bifunctional nicotinamidase/pyrazinamidase, which gives rise to MMHALILVDLQYDFMPGGTLAVPGGDDVVEVANQWIPKFELVVATQDWHPPGHLSFASQHPHREIGEQIDLNGLEQILWPEHCIQGSPGAELHADLDQEQIDAVIPKGTDTSIDSYSGFFDNGHRQATGLGDYLNERNVSEVTIMGLATDYCVKFTVLDAVRHGLKTNLVQAGCRGVDLNEGDIQRALQEMQAAGVALI
- a CDS encoding RNA 2'-phosphotransferase → MNEKDIKRKSKFLSLILRHQPETVGIQLDESGWVDVETLLSAIDEHGKRMSRETLEHVVHSNDKQRFSFSDDGTRIRANQGHSVKIELGYEAATPPEFLIHGTPQQFVAVIAREGLKKMKRHHVHLHGDENTALAVGQRRGKPVLLKIRSGEMSQAGFEFFVTPNQVWLTDRVPPEYIDFP
- a CDS encoding NADAR family protein, translated to MSNQTINFYSVSEAYGEFSNFAGFPIELDGKRWPTSEHYFQAQKFKETSHQVEIRKEPSPMRAARMGRERKRPLRKDWESVKDGIMRQAVLAKFTQHAELRELLLSTGESRLVEHTTNDAYWGDAGDGSGKNRLGQILMEIRRTLREAGETEGKA